The Bactrocera dorsalis isolate Fly_Bdor chromosome 2, ASM2337382v1, whole genome shotgun sequence region ATTCCATAcaacgtttagtttttttctatcctgccctccaataaaaaaaaatcgtaaaaatgaaaaaccgagaaatcgcgcgtcaaagttttcgctttctgcccaagtgCTCATacatctgctagacgctcggtcactatttcccttctagcttcgacaatatttcgaattgtCATTTATAGAGAATTTTTAATGAGATTCCGTgggattctgtaacgtgagacagtctcaagtctctaaatttgagattttgagttagagacaatttttgagacttgagacgatattgctattctgtaagtgacattTGTGactctattacatttcattattcagagatgtttttacacttgaatgaaaataaatatgtggataacaaatattaaattttctataacatagtcaaaaaacataattatcaataaaaataaaaatatatgttgactttgtttcataatatttacgaaatttatgtaaaatttatttattataaccgtttcgtgtttgagttgcttacaagatataaaaaaacggaaatcaattaatatctatgatgatctctattcagtatattcaaaatggcagacaagagttctttttagttttgtgaccagCTAACTACCATgtctcaaatttgagacaatattctgagactaacgctagagactgtttagtgaatagtaactagtctcaaattgagactttgcctcaaaatgtctcaaatagagactagagactggttacagaatcccgctataagcATTGTTTCAAACTGGGCAGTCGTTTGCGTTCcacagtcaatgcttaatttctataaaattttattatgatatatggcaacgttgtgggcaacatatgttttacaaatgtcattcataaaaatatgtttgaaatatttaaattataacagacaatacataaatttgctaggaaaattatatcaaaaatggatgaaaacaacaaaagaaccccaAATTTCATCACTAGCGAGTCGGAGCACCCATTGGAACTGAAGGAAAATTATAAGCTGTTATTGAGTGCAAGCGAACGGACACTTGCCCTACGCTACGAAAGATGTCgctgaaaattcaaagcaaattcaaaacaaaaatcagctgttatttaagCATTGCTTAAGACTCCAATATTCAGTGCTTAAGCATAACCTAAGTATGAActgtaaaacactattttcctgttttatcttaagcacaacataagtatggactgtgaaaccgggcataatAGTTTAACGGACATACTGTTACGAattttactccttgctagttttactttactgggttcgtatctctggattgacaaataaaaccaataactgtttaatttaattcaacaactctttattttacaactcgtctacactatagccagggataatgggatgcccaacttattccagtgtgagagcgcctcaaaataagcgttttttataacattttccattatggccagatcgaacaaaataagaatttttgggcattttaaattaaaatacccaacattatttacgattgcaaattattatatattggacttttaatatatggcgaaactacttaattcctattttatgattttatggtattttaaaacaactgactttcgatctttcaatacttattacggtgaattaagcctgttagttctcaattaataaatgtttttaatcaattgtaatagaaaattaattctattatgcatcaaattacaaaacgtttcatgaaatatatttaaatttcgcattttctttgattttcattgttttaaatttttattagcgatcttgaacggcggcaacaaattcctccgttcacatatatttttggtataatttcaatctggccgttccagtcattccaattgcgaaacgtcaacacctacccaatccagtcaactgtcaaagttcggtaggtgagcggctctcacatttccagtgacagttgagttggggatctctttatctctgctatAGCAgtctcttagcactgattgattacgttggcgctgccacggcttatatagccacgcacttctcgctgatgccgacgtgtccttctagaatattgcgtctggaaattaccagaacataatgctatacggcgccagacgcaagcagacagccgcggcgccagactcagcaattgtttaagtagacaagcagacagtgcggcgccagatgtctattgtttcgaaaagcagacagccgcggcgccagatgtctacaacaagacaaatgctattccatatacctacagctattgttcataataagggatgcatatagcaatacaaatataacttaatactacttttgtaacaatacgtAAAAGTAAACAATAATAAGTCGATACACGTTTGCTAAGAAATACCCGACCTGAAGGGTGTCATACGAACATAAAGCAATTGTTGTAAGTCCACTGCATGGAACTTATCTGTCAAAGCACATGTTGGAAGTAAAGCGAAATAAAAGGTATGTGTGAATCAGCCATTAAAGTTACGCAATTGTCAAAAATGACAATAACGCGAACAGCtgaaagtataaaataattatcTAAATTGTGTGGTGATTTGTAAAAAATGGCTTTAAGAGCGGCTTTTAGCAAGTAAATGTGTATTATTaccatatgtatacattaattTAATGACTAAGTTTTTAGGCTTACATTGCAGTCATCAGTTCGACAAATTAGCTCTACTTCCATCAGTCGTTTGCAAGTAACTCCAATTTTATGTGCTGAACcattgaagaaaaagaagaaactcGACCCACAAATTATTAAACAACGCGAGGATCGTCGTAAAAAGAAATTGGAAAAACAAATTCGACGACTTGAAAAAAATGCCAGACAATTGAAACCAATAGAAGAACTTGAAATTCCTCTTACGCTCCTGGACGAAAAGGAGTAAGTTTATATGTAGTAGTACGTTGAAATAATATTCTTAATATTTCGTTAATTGTAGTAAACGCACCCGGAAATTGTTACCTTTAAGTGATAAAGATCTTGAAACGAGAGCATTACTGACCAAGAAGTGGGCGAAATACAAACATCAACAGAAAGTCTCTGACTTCCAAACAATCGACCGGCTGTTACAATCACAAAACAAAGCTTTGGACGAGCTGCGAAAGGAGTCTGAAGAACTATATCAAGAAGCTATTCAACAAGATATGGCACTTTTACCCGTAACAATTAAAGGACCTGTAGCAACACCTCCAATTAAAAACTATGTTAGTCCAGATGGCGATTATAttcatgaaaacaaaaaatgggaTTAACttgtcaaaatattaaaatccttattttgatattgaaactgatctttttttttttagtatattaaGAAGCTTTGGCGCATGAATCATTGGCCATGCTTTCGCCTAACCAATATTCTCAACTTTATACAATTATTCTATTATGTTTGCAAGCTCAACAGCTAAAATAGAAAGGAAAGGTAAATCACCagcataataaataattttataatcaaacaaTGTTTTTCAAAGCTTCCTCAATCACAATTTCTTCTATTCCTCAGCTTAACAGGCTTCCTAAAGGTACttgttttgattaaaaaatgatACAATTTATGGAGGAAAATTTTTGAACCGCTTCTTTGTCCTCGTAAAACAacgaaaaattgttgaatataAACGAATACATAAGTTGCAGAATTGTACTTTGCAAAAGAAACTAAGGCTAAACcttctaatttatatatgtatttctataaATCAAGGCACACGCAAATAGATCAATTGATGCTGGGCGAACCCTAAAATGAAATGCTTGCATAATCTTGATTTTTTTGCATGCAAACTTCAGACAcgaattcaataaataatttcaatgcgTATATTTTATGAGACTGGTGATTCATTCTATCGAGCAGAAAAAGCTTCAAAGCAAACAGTTTTGACTCTTAATGTTTAAAGTTGTCAATGCCAACgaatatttatcaataaattttcaaaattatgatGAAGATGGAGACGTTTTTGCCGCAGCTTGCCTTTTTTTTACACCCCAATTGTAGACGCGAGCCATATTTACCTCAGTAGTCGTCAACTGATCCCTACAAAATCAATAATGTTAGCTCACAAATtaagcaatataaaaatttgttaaatataccTAAGGAAATCTTGATCATGCTCAACTGTTTTAAGATTTACAACTGCAGAGGTCATGTTTTGCTTCAAAAGCTCTTCAGCTTCGTCCAATGGATACTCTAACATCACACTGGCACCTAGCCAAAGACATACCGTTTTCGTTGGTGGTACAAGAGTctttataaaaacttgatcaCTTAGTAGAAACTGGGTTTCACGTTCCTCTTTTTCTTCTCTTAAAACATTTATCATCTCCAAAGAACGCTGCAGGTCTGGAATCTGTGATTTTAGTTTGCGTCGACGTGCTTCAAGATTAAAGGCCATAAATCTGTACTTGCTATGTTGTTCATCTAATCTCTGTAGTACTTTTTCACAATTGTCTTCATTTTCTGGTTGTGCCATAAAAGTATCAATTTCTTCCTGAAAAGGGaggtttaaaataattttatgaacctgtttttctcaaaaattcaaTCTATAAGGTTATGGTGACACAAACGCCCTATAAGGCATTGGTTCATTTAACTTACCAGAAATATGGCCTCTGGTATGCCAGCGAAGGATTTTTGATTTTCGGCTAATTTTGGCATTACTATAGAATCCATTATACCAGTCATGGttgtaaaatagaaattttaccTTTAATTGAAAAGATTTATAACAGCCGATGAATGCAATAGAGACACAAACAGATATTTCCAAACCACATTCGCTCGCCGATGAAATGTCAAATCAAAGTTTATGTGAAAGAGACGAATGTAATTGAGCATACACCCTTGCCACCCTGGCACTTTGAATGCAACAGAGATTTTCTTTAACtcttacggggcatctcgactgGATAAAATTTATCTTCCATCTATCTTAAGTtgtggttaaaaaaaatgttctttaccGAAAAACTTAATTAACCAAAGGGTGATAAGCAGACATTGAGGAAATAGCCCTTCAACGTAAAAGTTACAAAGAGCATGTAAACGTAAATATAACTtttagtccagtcattatagtaaattcacctcggaattcgatatacccatttatatgtctgtaaatacttgtatattgaaaccctaaagttgtctcaaaacctacatatggCAGGTATACCCttccgagattcttacctaatttaagcttaaatgactggactattTGAATTTTGCTAGCGGAACTTAAATGAATCGTTAATTATACAAATGCGTCagatatttcttaaaatttctgTGCTTGGGAATtgcttatagccctgacagacgacagcgctaatatgcattagcgggcttaatttacatttatttgcgcatttgacccatgttaatgcaagtttgtaacgCACAAAaattccgtgcatttggttgatttgactaaatttgagtaggcaacactgctcaaaaatggccgatttttgctatttattgacagatgtcgcacttttgctatctatttttccaatattcttaacttttttgcacactttttccgcattacaatcaattattgctattaatttcactctattttcttttaacgtagataataataaacgattttttttgttaaatttatattgattttccaaaattaccaaaatttcttttaatactttatcttattcatttttgtttcacttttttttttaataaagaaacaaatttcactatcagctgtctaaatgcacaagcctgccgtctgtcaccataaaatttcaattcgcattagcgttgcttaaggcgcattaattttgctcgtctgtcagggctattagtGTGTATTGATTAGTTTGTACGAGTACGCTATTGTTTTCAGAACATTGAAGTTTCGTTACTCTTGACTTGCTGACGGATTAAACACCCTGTTGATGTTTCTGTTGTAGCGTTTATCTAGATGCTGctttacggggcatctcgacacgaaagaatttatagaatactagctgtcaAACGAATTGCTATTActattgccaaatctgtatgtgggcatttgctatcatgatAGAATCATTAACGCAAAGGCGTAGGGTAGgaaggttcgagctgatgtagcgcatgctttgagctcttgaaaaatttattttatcatttgcgaaatgccgtcgggtaggtagctgatgtagctcACGTttgaaatcttttatgtgggaaataaaaaaaggattaagatccttttgtttacaaatgtatttctgggaaaaataagaattcatatttttggactattatataataattgcggcataaattttatataccaattgaaataatacatttaaaatgcgcaataatattttgatttatgcttgtataagtttattaaatttaagacttcgctcattcccagcccaatttgcataatttttctgtaaattaataatattaaactaaatattaatttttttgaaaaaatgttgttttgaaaatgtactttatttttataatataacacaactcGCCCGCTCTTGTAaatttcatattgccaaattgaaaataccgtcggcatatgtgcaaatgggatatgttgcctcttcaaaattttcatagaaatgaaaactgcacTGTCAAACTGTTGAAATGACAGCTTCTAGCTTACGATTCATGGCAAACTAGATAGTATTCTATGTCTAGTAagctatgagcaatgtggagtctccacaggctatGTGCACGGCAATGCaactagtattctataaattctatcgtgtcgagatgccccgtaataTACATAAGATAAATTAAATGTTGAATTCTAACTCAACGGTAACGCCAATATAGATAGAAGTGAAAACAAACAAAGCTCGTAACAGTATATTCAAATCCTGATATAAATTTGGGAATATATGAGACATCTGCGATATTTGTTTTCAGTatcatttttatgtaattttttttgaaagcttACGATTTTCCAAATAATGTCTGATTCGGATGAAGTGGTTTCTAGTGACCATGAAGAGGAATTTGTTAGTGAAGAGTCTGAAAATGAAGGTGAGAAAATACACGTGTTTAAAGAATACATTATAATTTGTCGTTCCTAGATGCTGCTGACATGCCCAGTGGTGAAGTATTTATTGAGGAGTCGGAAAATGAAAGTAATAATTATTTGTCTCTAAGTAATAAATACGGAATTAATAACATCTTTTTATAGGCTCCGATGACAGCTTTGTTGTTCACAGAGCAGCAGCCAAAAGGGGAAAAAATCGCCGCGCAAACATATCTTCTGATTCAGATCAGGATGACGAAACTGAAAAACAAACATTATCACCACGCACTCGAATGAGTATAACAGGTGTAAGGCCCGCAGATCTCTCCGACTCTAGTGAAATTGAGTACTCGGATGCAAGGTCAGAGGTAGAGGAATCGACAAAAAGTTCCGTCGAAGATAGTGATGGTTGTGAGGAGAGGACAGTACAACATCAGATCCAATCGAACTCAGTCGATAGGTCTATTAATAAAAATAGCTTTTTGGATCAATCAGCTTCAGAAGGAACAGTCGAGGAGAGCATTGTTGCAGATTCTGAAGATAGTATTACGTATAATGGAAGTGAAGCTGATAAAAATTGCGCAGTTGCCACTGCAATCAATGACCGTCGAACACCGAATAAGCAAAAGGTTGAAAACGTTGTTCATGGAATTATTGATTCACCGATAAGTTCAGCTCGTTATAGTATGCAATTTGAAAAGGCCATAAAGGAAAAGTTGTCGTCTACAATGTATCAGCCTAGTCCCAAAGAAAAATATCGCTCTCAAGTCGAATCGTCAGATGAGAGTGATGTTCAAGTTATAAGTTTTAGGGAGAAAACAATAGAAATTGGCAGCAGCAGTGATGAAAGTAACCAAGAGAACAATATTCCAAATTCAAATACACCTAACTACAAAAAAGGAGATGTCGTCAGACCTAAAGCATTTTTGTTACAACCAAAAATCTCTACAAAATTGGGATTGAAAACAGAACGCTCAACCATTACCGGCAAAGACGCGTTAAAGGAATCGATTCTAGTATCAAAAGAGTTTTTTGATAAAGAATTGAGAAaactaaatgaattaaaaatcgAGTTGCAAAGCGCAgaaaaattacttgaaaaaatatccaacAGTTTGCCCGATGGGGGGAGGCAACTCTCTCTTCGTATTGATCGTCTACGAAATGATATTCACATTAAATCTCAATATATAAATACTCTTAAAGTGGAAGATGACTGCGTACCTATATCACCTGAGCAACAAGTTCGAAACAAGGTAGATCCGTTGAGCTGGGATGATCTTTCTGCTGCTGTAAACAAAGTGAATCCAACTCACACGGGAAAACAAGGGCTAGCAACATTTAATGCTCAGCGCGAATTAACAGTTGAACGTCTTAAGGtcagttgtaaaaaatatgttattaacAACGGTTATGTTTTTGTATGATGAAGTCTATAGAACGGATATCTGATAAAAATGCTGTAGATTTTTTATTGTCGGCTTTTAATTGCATAAGTTATTTTGCATTGAATGCACAGAGATGATATATAATTTCGCATTTATTGATTACAATGTTTCACGCACTACTGACATTttagtcaatattttaattacatatttcacTCATCGTTTGAACTTATAAGATATTTTTCTTATAGGATATTCATAGTTCACTAAAAACGTGCCCTACCGAAGATGTACTTGCTGAAGACCCAGTGGGTTTACGTGTAACACTTATGAATCATCAGAAACATGCATTGGCTTGGATGAACTGGCGAGAGAATCAAAAACCACGAGGTGGTATACTTGCTGATGATATGGGGTTAGGAAAGACACTAACGATGATAGCGCTAGTGCTTGCTTCGAAAAATCGTTCGGAACAAGAAGCTGGCACTAAATCTGATGATGATGAAAGtgacaatgaaaatgaaaatgagggATGGATTTCAAAAGGGCGAAGGGATTGTGAGTATCTGAATTACAAATGCTTCTCCTTGtggaatattatatttttacagatTATCCTGGAGGAACTTTGGTAGTTTGTCCTGCGAGTTTAGTTCGTCAATGGGAGGAAGAAGTCGATAATAAAGTAAAACGCCACAAACTAACTGTTTGTGTTCATCATGGTAACAATCGGGATACAAAACCAAAGCATCTACGAACATACGATATAGTTGTTACCACGTACAACATTGTGTCGCGTGAACAAAAGTCTCAAGGTGCCCTTTTTGGCATTAAGTGGCAACGGATAATACTTGACGAAGCACATGTTGTACGTAACCACAAAGCTCAAATGTCAATTTCTGTATGTGCATTACGTGGAAAATACAAATGGGCTCTTACGGGTACGCCAATTCAAAACAAGGAAGCAGATGCCTATGCACTCATTAAATTTCTGCGTTGTACCCCTTTTGATGAACTAGCTCACTGGAAGAAGTGGATTGACAACAAAAGTGCTGGAGGTCAGCAGCGCTTAAATGCATTGATGAAATCGCTTATGCTTCGTCGAACAAAAGTAATGCTTCAAGAGCGTGGAGCACTCCAATGTTTACCCGAAAAGCGCATCGAGCTTATTGAAGTCTGCTTGGACAAAGAAGAAATGAATGTATATCAGAAAATAATGGTTTATTCGCGTACGCTTTTTGCGCAATTCCTTCTTCAACGAGCGGAACGCAATACTGATTTTATGTACAAAGAGGATAGCAATAAGCCAACTTTCATGCAAACTAAAGATCCCAACGGAGCGTATTATAAAGTACATGAGAAATTCACAAAATTGCATCGCGGTCAGAAAGACGTCAAATCACATGAAATTCTGGTCTTGCTATTAAGGCTAAGGCAAATCTGCTGTCATCCAGGTTTAATTGATTCGGTATGAATTGTGTGTTGTTAACTGAGTTATTGCGATATTCGTAATTATACATGCCTTGTATATTTTAGATGCTTGACGATGCTGATAACGCTGAAAACATGGAGAGCGACAGTGATGATGAGAAACTCAAAATTGATTTGCTTGAGCAATTGAATAATTTAGCAATAAATGATAGTACAGAAAATCGGAGTATAGAAGGAGAAGAAGGTCTCAAACCTGACGAAGAGATCATTGCCAAAGCTTCAGCAAAAGTCCTGCAACGTAACAATCCAGTATTCAATATTAAACGACCATCctctaaaattaaaaaggttTTGAATGTTTTGAAAACGAAAGTGCTTAATGGAAATGACAAGGCTATTGTGGTTTCACAGTGGACCAGCGTTTTGAATATACTAAAAACACATTTGGAAGAGCAGGGCTGTATAACATTATCTCTTAATGGAACCATACCAGTTAAAAACCGTCAAGAAATTGTAACACAGTTTAATGATGTTAACAATAATAAACGAATTCTTCTACTTTCGTTAACTGCCGGTGGAGTAGGCTTAAATTTGGTCGGTGCTAACCACTTGCTAATGATCGACTTGCATTGGAACCCACAGTTGGAAGCACAAGCGCAGGACCGTATTTATCGTGTGGGTCAGAAGAAAAATGtagtaatttataaatttatgtgcaAAGATACCGTAGAAGAGCGAATAAAAGCATTGCAGGATCATAAAATGTCAATTGCTGACGGTGTGCTTACCGGCGCCCGTTCTGCTGAGGGTAGCAAACTAACAATGGAAGATCTCAGGGGTCTTTTTGGCATGTAAATagttacattttaaattttttataaatcttgtatttattattttattgtaagtTTTTAATGCAACCGTGATAATCTACATTCGTACACATTAATCTCGAATGAAATTCGCGTTGCAATTTAGTAACCGAATAGTCGCAGAATTTGCATTActcatatactatattttatgGTGTTAAGCcttaagaaaaacaattttgttacAGCAGTTTAAGCATTTTCGAAGgtattattttatgtaattcttaatgttgaaattaactaatcggtccggtttttttttataaataaatgcattcatgacgaatacaaactaatattttttatgtttatttattgggtgtgtaatctatatacatatataaaagaaagttgttagTTACAGCATTTATAAGTCAAGAACGGCTAAACCGAgttggttgaaaattggtgagGAGGTAGCTTAGAAGCCGGGTAAGGACATGGGATAGGATGTTTATCTCttaatgtcaaaatttaatacaactcatatacaaaaattatattttgttaaaaaaaattcatgcttgtaggaatcatttaaatatatgggtacaattttaaacagattcttcctcaaaaataatacaattgctaagtatttggaatcaACGTATAACTTTTGTAGCCGACCTtctcgtctttccacgcctgagaaccggtttatcatgtgcagtccactagaatgactcgattggacttcagtgggaaatgatgaagctatgtttctattgtcacacaccgatgcaaaaattcggttttattacgactaaagagcactcaaacacttctcagaatcagttattcgttgtttttgttggattatgaacttgcgaggcatctactttgcacagagctttcgcctctttaagcttagcaaatatcttttcatcggtggatttccctgagcccaaattcaacagtattttcctccaaaaaacaatgatttattaacacacaAAATGatctatgatccattttttgtaaactaacacaagttgcttcgcAGAAATGCTATATGGGCATTTCCAACGGTCGCGAACCGTACGTTCGCACGCATTTATAGTtcaaaaaacaaggaaaacataaatttgtcttaatttttttttttatgtttcgatAGCATTTTGCTAGGTCTTTCGTTGGTGCAAAAGGTAGgatctttcaatttttattttttaatatgttagcGACAAACATCCGGTCGCGAACGTACGAATAATGGAAGTTGCTTTTGGGTGCAACtagaaaaacgcaaaaaatagcGAGATGGagcaaaatattccaaaaagattaatttatattaaattggaATAAAGTAACTTACTCCTAACTAATTGTACGCTGAAATTTTTCCattggtattttatttataaggtTGAGTACCGGTCGTGAACGTACGATTTTTCCATCAagtttttatttggattttggAAACCTTTTCTTAAATAAAGCAAACTAATATTCCTTTTATTGATTGAAaagatataaacatatttaaagcacagggaatatttatttaatattgttatattttgaataggccGTCGTAGGAAATCGAATGCACCATTCTGATACCTGCAATATTCGGTATATCCTTCCattttcgatataaagttgGAGATATCTCAGAAATTGTATCAGctccaatatataaaatttcatttccaGTAATGTGCTCTTGTGCACAATTGTGAAAAGAGAATGCATCGTTTAAAACGACATTTTTTGTTCTCGTAATTTGCCAGATTTTTCTTTTCACAACTGCTccaacgccatcgactgcaccTTTACCATGTGACGTTGCAAAGTAGTTCCACTCAAGTTTTTTACAACCAAATTCGGCCAGTAAACCAGGTAAACTCCAAGCaacaaacttatttttaaattgactgCTACTTCCGttcgaaaaaacgaaaatattttcaaattcgcCATGCTGtttttttatctcttcaatAAGCTTCGTTATGAAAACGTAAACATCGATTTTGCTGTGATTTAAACTATCACTAATTACTGCAAACGACTTAGTTTCATCGAACAACTTGCTTATAGTTGAAATGTGCGCTTTGAATTTCATTTTGGCACACCAGCCTATAATTTAGAAACAAATCAATACTTACGGTCGCGAACgtacgaaattttgaaaatcgaaataaaaagtttgatgcACTGTTTAcctaaagtaattttgttttctgATTACGGATGCTTAACTTGCTTTAGTCGTGTTTTTTTAGGCACCTGTTTGCACTCAATGTGAAGTAATAGCAATAAATGACGTTTTCGGTCGCGAACATACGATTAGATCGTAGATAAtaagcaaaaaagcaaaatttaccgttattcgatTTTTGTTTGGCCTCTTTGCATTTTTCTCTTCTTATTTGGTaataataaagagattttgtggAAAAGTACAACTATAACATAAGTTATTCATATAAAACAACTCAAGAGAAAAAATACCTCTAAAATAGctcaaagtaaaaacaaataagttttCAGGTTTCAGGTcaaatttttcatgaaaaatacCAAAGAGAGGTTATGAAAacattatattcaaaaaatttaacatctttctaaaatcttattaaaaaaaattgtatctttattaacattttaatttttggtccTGGTTGACGATTCTGTGGAAATGCTCATATCTCATTAACttataattataatccaactaatagaaatcatatcgATGGATCACGTCACAGTGaaacgtggacgggtcctctagtagttaaataaattgttgaaattacaCGTAAAAAAAGGTTCTGTACGATGTTCACGATTGCGGCCGCAATTTTAgccttaaacaaaaatttaaaaaatatgaatctgcAGGAAAGTCGGTATTGcgatatggaaaatttttatgtttattttttcgaattttacgAAATGGCAGCGGTTTGAACAAAGATTAtccaaattgaaa contains the following coding sequences:
- the LOC105226638 gene encoding 39S ribosomal protein L40, mitochondrial — protein: MALRAAFSKLTLQSSVRQISSTSISRLQVTPILCAEPLKKKKKLDPQIIKQREDRRKKKLEKQIRRLEKNARQLKPIEELEIPLTLLDEKDKRTRKLLPLSDKDLETRALLTKKWAKYKHQQKVSDFQTIDRLLQSQNKALDELRKESEELYQEAIQQDMALLPVTIKGPVATPPIKNYVSPDGDYIHENKKWD
- the LOC105226637 gene encoding prefoldin subunit 3 — encoded protein: MTGIMDSIVMPKLAENQKSFAGIPEAIFLEEIDTFMAQPENEDNCEKVLQRLDEQHSKYRFMAFNLEARRRKLKSQIPDLQRSLEMINVLREEKEERETQFLLSDQVFIKTLVPPTKTVCLWLGASVMLEYPLDEAEELLKQNMTSAVVNLKTVEHDQDFLRDQLTTTEVNMARVYNWGVKKRQAAAKTSPSSS
- the LOC105226635 gene encoding transcription termination factor 2; its protein translation is MSDSDEVVSSDHEEEFVSEESENEDAADMPSGEVFIEESENESSDDSFVVHRAAAKRGKNRRANISSDSDQDDETEKQTLSPRTRMSITGVRPADLSDSSEIEYSDARSEVEESTKSSVEDSDGCEERTVQHQIQSNSVDRSINKNSFLDQSASEGTVEESIVADSEDSITYNGSEADKNCAVATAINDRRTPNKQKVENVVHGIIDSPISSARYSMQFEKAIKEKLSSTMYQPSPKEKYRSQVESSDESDVQVISFREKTIEIGSSSDESNQENNIPNSNTPNYKKGDVVRPKAFLLQPKISTKLGLKTERSTITGKDALKESILVSKEFFDKELRKLNELKIELQSAEKLLEKISNSLPDGGRQLSLRIDRLRNDIHIKSQYINTLKVEDDCVPISPEQQVRNKVDPLSWDDLSAAVNKVNPTHTGKQGLATFNAQRELTVERLKDIHSSLKTCPTEDVLAEDPVGLRVTLMNHQKHALAWMNWRENQKPRGGILADDMGLGKTLTMIALVLASKNRSEQEAGTKSDDDESDNENENEGWISKGRRDYYPGGTLVVCPASLVRQWEEEVDNKVKRHKLTVCVHHGNNRDTKPKHLRTYDIVVTTYNIVSREQKSQGALFGIKWQRIILDEAHVVRNHKAQMSISVCALRGKYKWALTGTPIQNKEADAYALIKFLRCTPFDELAHWKKWIDNKSAGGQQRLNALMKSLMLRRTKVMLQERGALQCLPEKRIELIEVCLDKEEMNVYQKIMVYSRTLFAQFLLQRAERNTDFMYKEDSNKPTFMQTKDPNGAYYKVHEKFTKLHRGQKDVKSHEILVLLLRLRQICCHPGLIDSMLDDADNAENMESDSDDEKLKIDLLEQLNNLAINDSTENRSIEGEEGLKPDEEIIAKASAKVLQRNNPVFNIKRPSSKIKKVLNVLKTKVLNGNDKAIVVSQWTSVLNILKTHLEEQGCITLSLNGTIPVKNRQEIVTQFNDVNNNKRILLLSLTAGGVGLNLVGANHLLMIDLHWNPQLEAQAQDRIYRVGQKKNVVIYKFMCKDTVEERIKALQDHKMSIADGVLTGARSAEGSKLTMEDLRGLFGM